The following coding sequences lie in one bacterium genomic window:
- a CDS encoding cobalamin-binding protein, translating to MNDTVEKIVECIARGKISRSSWFPPDMKDQDGADEIAAQALKDGMPPEALLQGCMQGMERVGQAFAEHKAFVTNLIVSAEAMNAVMKHLKPYLESGEVKRKGQFVIGTVAGDLHDIGKNLVSMIIKGGGYEVIDLGIDVPTNKFLDAIDQHPGCFVGLSALLTTTMANMENSVKAIKEKYPDIKVLIGGAPITLDFCKRIGADFYSPTPNEAVVFLNQCLADR from the coding sequence ATGAATGATACGGTAGAAAAAATCGTCGAGTGCATCGCGCGCGGCAAAATATCCAGATCCTCCTGGTTTCCGCCGGATATGAAAGATCAGGACGGCGCCGACGAAATAGCCGCCCAAGCGCTGAAAGACGGCATGCCGCCCGAGGCGCTGCTGCAGGGCTGCATGCAGGGCATGGAACGCGTGGGCCAGGCATTCGCCGAACACAAAGCCTTTGTCACCAATCTTATCGTCTCCGCCGAAGCGATGAACGCGGTGATGAAACACCTCAAACCGTATCTGGAATCCGGCGAGGTGAAACGCAAAGGCCAGTTCGTCATCGGCACCGTGGCCGGCGATCTACACGACATCGGCAAGAACTTGGTCTCCATGATCATCAAAGGCGGCGGCTATGAGGTGATCGATCTGGGCATCGATGTGCCCACCAACAAATTTCTCGACGCCATCGACCAACATCCCGGATGCTTCGTCGGCCTGTCCGCGCTGCTGACCACCACCATGGCCAATATGGAGAACAGCGTCAAGGCCATTAAGGAAAAATACCCGGACATCAAGGTGCTGATCGGCGGCGCGCCCATCACCCTTGATTTCTGCAAAAGGATTGGTGCAGATTTCTATTCGCCCACGCCCAACGAGGCCGTGGTCTTTTTAAACCAATGCCTGGCTGATCGCTGA